The window TCATAACCACCTAGTTTCGTTATAGTACGATCCTCTTGACCTTGCCTGGAAAAAAGCTTATCGTACAGCATTCAATGCAGCCTGGAAGCTCCAGGTAAAAAGACGCTCATTTCTGGAAGGAACTCTATTTCAGATAGTCGCAGAAATTCTATCACTATATTATTCTATCACTTTTCCGCTCATAATCCTATTCTCCATAAAGACCTATTTTTCCTGCATTTATAAAGTCTACGTGAAAGCTATTTTAACCCGGATTACAAAATAACAAGCCTTTAGCGAGTAAAGGCTTGTTATTGGGGCTTGCTATATTCACATTTACATTGTTTCACGTGAAACAATCAGATCAGTGGAGATTTGGCAGGCATTCCTGCTTTGCGGGGATATTTGGCCGGTGTAGCTCCTGTTTTTCGGATCATTACAATGTGCCGCGCCGATTCCTCAACAGGCAGGCTGAATGACTCAACTTGCTTGAGTTCAGCCCGCAATTCCTTGAGGCTTCTTTTGGCTTCTGTTAATTCCTCAGCAGGATCATTACCCTTCATCGCTGCAAAAATACCGTCTTTTCTCGTGAACGGAAGACAGAATTCATTTAGCAGGGATAGACGTGCCACAGCACGGGCAGTAACTACATCATAGGCATCACGATGAATGAATTGTCTGGCTACATCCTCCGCCCGGCCGTGAATCAGCTGTACTCCGGTTAATCCTAAGGTATCACATACATGCTGGAGGAACGAAATTCTTTTACTTAAAGAATCCACAATTGTAAGCTTTAAATGCGGGAAACAAATTTTCAAGGGAATACCGGGAAAGCCTGCTCCCGATCCGATGTCTGCCAAACTTTTCACTTCATCCATGTTTAAATAGAATGCAAGAGACAGCGAATCGTAAAAATGCTTCATATAAACCTGGCTGCGTTCCGTGATTCCGGTAAGGTTCATCTTCTCATTCCAAGAGACCAGTTCCTGATAATAAAGCTCAAATTGCTCCAATTGCCGGGATTTAAGCTGAAGG of the Paenibacillus pedocola genome contains:
- the rsmG gene encoding 16S rRNA (guanine(527)-N(7))-methyltransferase RsmG, producing MDSTSAQFITLLQEQGLQLKSRQLEQFELYYQELVSWNEKMNLTGITERSQVYMKHFYDSLSLAFYLNMDEVKSLADIGSGAGFPGIPLKICFPHLKLTIVDSLSKRISFLQHVCDTLGLTGVQLIHGRAEDVARQFIHRDAYDVVTARAVARLSLLNEFCLPFTRKDGIFAAMKGNDPAEELTEAKRSLKELRAELKQVESFSLPVEESARHIVMIRKTGATPAKYPRKAGMPAKSPLI